One part of the Hydrogenobacter sp. T-2 genome encodes these proteins:
- a CDS encoding phosphoglucomutase/phosphomannomutase family protein — protein MIKFGTDGWRAIIGDAFTFENVRKVAYAHAKVLERQGKKKVVVGYDNRFMSERFALEVYRVFKTLGFECYLSIKSCTTPMVSFAVKYMGFENGVMITASHNPPEYNGYKIKDSFGGSATPEFIAQVEDEIKRSEDIKPEKFEPEYVNIWGEYMREIKRRVSMELFSQKDLSLVHDAMYGSALGTYSHVLSGTKVSVSGIRSYRDPLFGGHAPEPVEKHLEPLIMKVRAVGANLGIANDGDGDRIALVDEKGNFINSQLIYVLLLYHLLKNKGKRDGVVVKTVSTTYLADRICRKEGVELREVAVGFKNINEVILREKVIFGGEESGGYGIVDFLPERDGLFAGLNILELMLLMDKPISKIISEIYKEYGEAHFKRVDFHAEEDKKQRLKELTENPPDKVGDLKVSKVITLDGLKLIFENDGWLLLRASGTEPLIRVYAEMPTQADLERLIKSAVALFE, from the coding sequence ATGATAAAGTTTGGCACAGACGGATGGAGAGCCATAATAGGTGATGCTTTTACCTTTGAAAACGTAAGAAAGGTAGCCTACGCACATGCAAAGGTTTTAGAAAGGCAAGGGAAAAAGAAGGTGGTAGTGGGATACGATAATCGTTTTATGTCTGAAAGGTTTGCTCTTGAGGTCTACAGGGTTTTTAAAACCCTTGGCTTTGAGTGTTATCTTAGCATAAAGTCCTGCACCACTCCTATGGTCTCCTTTGCGGTTAAGTATATGGGCTTTGAAAACGGAGTTATGATAACTGCGTCGCATAATCCACCAGAATATAACGGATATAAGATAAAGGACTCCTTTGGTGGCTCTGCTACTCCAGAGTTTATAGCACAGGTAGAGGATGAGATAAAAAGGTCAGAGGATATAAAACCAGAGAAGTTTGAACCAGAGTATGTAAACATCTGGGGAGAGTATATGAGAGAGATAAAGAGAAGGGTAAGTATGGAGCTTTTTAGTCAAAAAGACCTCTCTCTGGTGCACGATGCCATGTATGGCTCTGCTCTTGGCACATACTCACATGTGCTATCTGGAACAAAAGTTTCAGTAAGCGGTATAAGAAGCTATAGAGACCCACTCTTTGGAGGACATGCACCAGAGCCAGTGGAAAAACACCTTGAACCTCTCATTATGAAAGTTAGGGCTGTGGGTGCAAACCTTGGCATAGCCAATGACGGAGATGGAGACCGTATAGCCTTGGTGGACGAAAAAGGGAACTTTATAAACTCACAACTTATTTATGTGCTTTTGCTCTATCACCTTTTGAAAAACAAGGGCAAAAGGGATGGCGTGGTAGTAAAGACCGTGTCCACCACATACCTGGCGGACAGGATATGCAGGAAAGAAGGCGTTGAGCTAAGAGAGGTGGCTGTGGGCTTTAAGAACATAAACGAGGTTATCTTAAGGGAAAAGGTGATCTTTGGAGGAGAAGAGAGCGGAGGCTATGGCATTGTGGACTTTTTGCCGGAAAGGGATGGGCTTTTTGCAGGTCTTAACATACTTGAGCTTATGCTCCTTATGGACAAACCTATTTCTAAGATAATTTCAGAGATATACAAGGAATACGGAGAAGCACACTTCAAGAGAGTAGACTTTCATGCGGAGGAGGACAAAAAGCAAAGACTGAAAGAACTTACAGAAAACCCACCAGATAAGGTGGGAGACCTAAAAGTTTCAAAGGTTATAACTCTTGACGGTCTTAAGCTGATATTTGAAAATGACGGTTGGCTACTTCTTAGAGCATCTGGGACAGAGCCACTCATAAGGGTCTACGCAGAAATGCCTACACAGGCAGATCTGGAAAGACTAATAAAGAGTGCGGTTGCACTTTTTGAATAG
- a CDS encoding prohibitin family protein gives MKSSQLEGLKSLGYFAVFLGVLFFLILAGNPLVIVQSGFVGVKRTLGKIDPVPLREGLHLRIPLLQTVEKIEIRTRAVEFTKEKQNPISSLSKDGLPVSMDVAILYRVDANKAPELIREYGPDYEEKIIKQVVRTAVRDAIAEMESSVVYQERQKLQEKIKREVSEQLTRRYLILEDVLIRDIRLPESVVRAIEEKRKAYEEAQRMQFLLEKEKLEAERKKVEAQGIAEANRIIAGSLTREYLMWKFIENIQEYARSQNNTIILLPYDTRMTPIINVPQGGQR, from the coding sequence ATGAAAAGCTCACAACTTGAAGGACTTAAGTCCTTGGGATACTTTGCGGTTTTCCTTGGAGTTCTTTTTTTTCTCATTCTCGCTGGCAACCCTTTAGTGATAGTCCAGTCTGGCTTTGTGGGTGTAAAGAGAACCTTAGGAAAAATTGACCCAGTGCCACTAAGGGAGGGTCTGCACCTTAGAATTCCTCTTTTGCAGACAGTGGAAAAGATAGAGATAAGGACAAGGGCTGTGGAGTTCACAAAAGAAAAGCAAAACCCCATAAGCAGTCTTTCTAAGGACGGCTTGCCTGTTAGCATGGATGTGGCAATTCTCTACAGGGTGGATGCTAACAAAGCTCCAGAGCTTATAAGAGAATATGGACCAGACTATGAGGAGAAGATAATAAAGCAAGTAGTTAGGACTGCGGTCAGGGACGCTATAGCGGAGATGGAAAGCTCTGTGGTTTATCAAGAAAGACAAAAACTGCAAGAGAAGATAAAAAGGGAGGTGAGCGAGCAACTTACAAGAAGATACTTAATACTTGAGGATGTGCTTATAAGGGATATAAGGCTTCCAGAAAGCGTGGTTAGGGCAATAGAGGAAAAGCGAAAGGCTTATGAGGAAGCTCAAAGGATGCAGTTTCTTTTAGAGAAGGAAAAGCTTGAAGCGGAGAGGAAAAAGGTAGAGGCTCAAGGCATAGCGGAAGCCAACAGAATAATAGCAGGCTCGCTAACAAGGGAATACCTCATGTGGAAGTTTATAGAAAACATCCAAGAATACGCCAGAAGCCAGAACAACACTATAATACTCCTACCTTACGATACGAGAATGACGCCTATAATAAATGTCCCTCAGGGAGGTCAAAGATGA
- a CDS encoding RNA ligase translates to MIAQDSLKEALRKNKLKSEIFGNLEYLRFTDDFKDIPRGTALFKDMVMWGYPHIGRIFQLSTGIPEQFSAPFWVEEKVDGYNVRVFMHQGEIYALTRGGYVCAFTTDRVLDFVEPAFFEDNPDLVLCMEVAGPENPYVEESPPYVKEDVKFFLFDIMRKNHQGFLPYREKLRLIEKYNLPSVERYGLYTPEQIEDLKALLRKLNEERREGVVLKEDSERDKRVKYITSYANLNDIRITSLNMLGLPADYYTNRLLRLALFIEEEELEKTQELFRELGEAFLSGLFEACKMAREEGKVRRVFRCRFRRKDNALIFMEQMKHASVHIQVNQLSLRQEGEFWLLEFEKVFLNMTGLLGHLLKGGSLID, encoded by the coding sequence ATGATTGCACAAGACAGCTTAAAGGAAGCATTACGGAAAAACAAGCTAAAAAGCGAGATCTTCGGAAATCTTGAATACTTAAGGTTTACCGACGACTTTAAGGATATCCCACGAGGCACCGCTCTTTTCAAAGACATGGTAATGTGGGGCTATCCTCATATAGGTAGGATATTTCAGCTTTCCACTGGCATTCCTGAGCAGTTTTCTGCTCCCTTTTGGGTTGAAGAGAAGGTTGATGGATACAATGTGAGAGTTTTTATGCACCAGGGAGAAATTTATGCTCTCACGAGAGGCGGATATGTTTGTGCTTTTACTACAGATAGGGTTCTTGATTTTGTAGAGCCTGCCTTTTTTGAAGACAATCCCGACCTTGTGCTATGCATGGAAGTGGCAGGACCTGAAAACCCTTACGTGGAAGAGAGCCCTCCCTATGTAAAGGAAGATGTGAAGTTCTTCCTTTTTGATATAATGCGGAAAAACCATCAAGGCTTTCTGCCCTACAGGGAGAAGTTGAGGCTTATTGAAAAATACAACCTTCCCAGCGTAGAGCGGTATGGACTATACACTCCAGAGCAGATAGAGGACCTAAAGGCTCTTCTCAGGAAGCTAAATGAGGAAAGAAGGGAAGGTGTGGTTTTAAAGGAAGATTCAGAGAGGGATAAGAGAGTGAAGTATATTACAAGCTACGCCAATCTTAACGATATAAGGATAACATCTCTCAATATGCTTGGACTTCCTGCGGACTATTACACCAACAGACTCTTACGACTTGCTCTGTTTATAGAAGAGGAAGAGTTGGAAAAAACTCAAGAACTTTTCAGAGAGCTTGGAGAAGCCTTTTTGAGTGGTCTATTTGAAGCATGCAAAATGGCAAGGGAAGAAGGCAAAGTCCGTAGGGTATTTAGGTGTAGGTTCAGAAGAAAGGACAATGCTCTTATATTCATGGAGCAGATGAAACATGCATCCGTTCACATACAGGTAAACCAGCTATCACTAAGGCAAGAAGGAGAGTTTTGGCTTTTGGAGTTTGAAAAGGTTTTCCTTAATATGACAGGGCTTCTGGGACACCTTTTAAAAGGTGGCTCTCTTATAGATTAG
- a CDS encoding RNA ligase partner protein: MESFVLDTSVFTNPDVYSQFEKDQLGAIENFITLASHSRAKFFMPTSVYEEFNKMVELGSLKPRFELTVRIRSPRRYNLMVPAEFLYEFIEEVRYRINKGLRIAEEHTKEAGRLTQEDVGKLINKLREKYREALRTGIIDSKEDLDVLLLAYELDGVLVSGDEGLRNWADKVGIKLIDPRSFRVILESYTLRT, from the coding sequence ATGGAATCTTTTGTTTTAGATACAAGCGTATTTACCAATCCAGACGTATACTCACAGTTTGAGAAAGACCAGCTCGGTGCTATAGAAAATTTTATAACACTTGCATCTCACAGTAGGGCAAAGTTTTTTATGCCCACTTCTGTTTATGAAGAGTTTAACAAAATGGTAGAGCTTGGAAGCCTAAAGCCAAGGTTTGAGCTTACGGTGAGGATTCGCTCTCCAAGAAGATATAACCTTATGGTTCCTGCGGAGTTTCTTTACGAGTTTATAGAGGAAGTGCGTTATAGGATAAACAAGGGTCTGCGTATTGCAGAGGAGCACACAAAGGAAGCAGGTAGGCTAACCCAAGAAGATGTGGGAAAACTCATAAACAAGCTAAGAGAAAAATACAGAGAAGCTCTCAGAACAGGTATAATAGACAGTAAAGAAGACCTTGATGTTTTGCTCTTGGCTTACGAGCTTGATGGTGTGTTAGTTTCTGGTGATGAGGGTCTTAGAAACTGGGCGGACAAAGTGGGCATAAAGCTCATAGACCCAAGGAGTTTTAGAGTAATACTTGAAAGCTACACTCTTAGAACCTAA